A genomic stretch from Theobroma cacao cultivar B97-61/B2 chromosome 4, Criollo_cocoa_genome_V2, whole genome shotgun sequence includes:
- the LOC18602955 gene encoding protein TIME FOR COFFEE isoform X2, with protein sequence MDRTREARRVTMAAAAATNGLSRRRHRSSSLRDSPEDDGPVELQETARLRDRKKDRDRERERERERDRDRERDRERDRERERDRLSRTSKRRRGDRLISSREDGGEDSSEESVNDEEDDDDEDGGGTGGGGSVRMLPPNNAGSLSMSNHHHQQHQHHQQQQQHQHRKSFPPPVKVIRTTPPAGTTMTSATTTSCTWKPADEMIGVSVPRKARSASTKRSHEWASSGVGGGVIGGDQIQRQASTSPVRTGVAGMLMSPSPAPASPSSSNASMRKKMPNGPKQRPPKSSKSSSSAQEEIEIEIAEVLYGLMRQPQVPSKQEIIGNDSVKFDAREVNKPNNDAKSRVSSPISNSPSTLPQSSSILPPNSNSSATPMSAIAPKRKRPRPVKYEDETTTTGPPPSIFPVRNSSVSSTTTKVEIDQPAKIEASSPPNLEKNLGSVAENGGSSYDLMNSSQAGPASSELVQAEPVKEEKNNLVPDSKPLTEESESRDIGLSRKEESQSPKKESSPSPANNPPSTGLRLDDERENLTVTKANSTVCEIESQREEKFQIDLMAPPPSRSSPERDGEIEFGASDPRPMATDMELEMKSIVKVDDKRVKVGQEDVNVEAEDSNKKAKPIAEEAESHKPVGNKERNIDLQLDLEKSDRDSVTVSVSANKLNNHGQKLQHQQPSMEKTAQSGSLPLPMSMASWPGGLPPMGYMAPLQGVVSMDGSAVSSAAIQPPHLLFTQPRPKRCATHCYIARNIHYHQQFMKMNPFWPAAPGSASIYGAKACNLNVVPPTELRGNIPGRGVNSVQDKGQGLAIFPGHVGKDKGPQAAANMVDAAQRKQILLQQALPPGAAPSNILHGPAFIFPLSQQQAAAAASARPGSVKSPPAAGSTASSSTSNSASITATPVGATAAPSMSFSYPNMPGNETQYLAILQNNAYPFPIPAHVGAPPAYRGNHAQPMPFIHGSFYSSQMLHPSQLQQQQQQQQQQPPPQLQQSQQGHQNTSMSSGSSSSQKHLQNQQQRPHGSGVSSGSGNLQVFPSSKNQSPHPLQLQQRQQQPSQHASHQARQLEGELGGEDSPSTADSRVSRANMNVYGQNFAMPLQPSNFALMTAGSVGGSTSSGGNHGEKKQQMQHPSQQPASKAGVEPLTSQAFAMSFPSINGTTAPGLDISSLAQNHAILQSLPENTRQGYQQIMAAAVAAQAAHQKKNNYHVSEEGKRGTNDASSVEEERKAMAGKGSATVGQSIAFSRLDLSDSSVSTIPVSNVIDSSARTLNLGSASARTSGSVMPASISGVNAPNAQQQLQRNQQQQQQQMLQLQKQHQFGPASAPRSKTPATSNGSAYSDHLPSSSMAAKFPNALSAFPQNLVQSSSSPAQSPQWKNSVRTTASQVPSSSLSSSTSSSLKNIPQQQGRPQQGHTQISFVANPKSSSQVQQPPNSAPSPSPPMVVGSPTTSISRSAGGSPRTTGSTSTGNKGGQATSLSSQQAKNSPSVPSRKSSPVGGRSVPSVLGNPHISSSSNSGTKPQVVLQQQQHQKHTLHQAQLFFSNAYMQPQAQHSPSSTATGTAASGFYLQRHRNEQQQAQSPGSSTTSSTSMLSLCSPVTLANSGTTDPAKAVVAAAAAAAAAGNMKGGGLPSQGLVHAAQFATTQSGKPHQLVPGFPYVHAVPAAVQVKPAEQKQPAGE encoded by the exons ATGGATAGAACCAGAGAAGCGAGGAGAGTCACTATGGCCGCCGCCGCCGCTACAAATGGCCTTTCACGGCGGCGGCACAGGAGTAGCTCTCTTAGAGACTCACCAG AGGATGATGGGCCGGTGGAGTTACAGGAAACGGCGCGTTTAAGGGATCGAAAGAAGGATCGAGATcgagaaagagaaagggaacGAGAACGGGATCGAGATAGAGAACGAGATAGGGAAcgagatagagagagagaaagagatcgCTTGAGTAGAACGAGTAAGAGAAGAAGGGGGGATAGATTGATAAGTAGCAGAGAAGATGGGGGCGAGGATAGTTCTGAAGAAAGCGTAAACGACGAAGAAGATGATGACGACGAAGACGGCGGCGGAACCGGCGGTGGAGGTTCTGTTCGGATGCTTCCGCCGAACAACGCTGGGTCTTTGTCGATGtcaaatcatcatcatcagcaacATCAGCATCATcaacagcagcagcagcatcAACATCGGAAGAGCTTTCCACCGCCGGTGAAAGTTATTAGAACGACACCACCGGCAGGGACGACGATGACTAGCGCCACAACTACATCATGTACGTGGAAACCCGCCGATGAGATGATTGGCGTGTCGGTGCCTAGAAAAGCTCGGTCAG CTTCTACTAAAAGGTCTCATGAATGGGCATCAAGTGGCGTTGGCGGTGGTGTTATTGGCGGAGATCAAATTCAACGTCAAGCTTCAACTTCGCCGGTGAGAACAGGTGTAGCTGGGATGTTAATGTCACCGTCTCCGGCTCCAGCCTCTCCATCTTCTTCCAATGCTTCTATGAGGAAGAAGATG CCTAACGGACCAAAACAAAGGCCGCCGAAATCGTCGAAATCTTCATCTTCAGCTCAGGAAGAGATTGAGATCGAGATTGCAGAGGTGTTATATGGTTTGATGAGGCAGCCACAAGTTCCATCTAAGCAAGAAATAATTGGGAATGATTCGGTTAAGTTTGATGCAAGAGAAGTTAATAAACCCAATAATGATGCTAAATCAAGAGTCTCTTCACCGATCTCCAACTCCCCATCAACTCTTCCCCAATCATCTTCTATTTTACCTCCAAATTCTAACTCCTCTGCTACTCCTATGTCTGCAATTG CTCCGAAGAGGAAAAGACCGAGACCGGTTAAGTATGAGGATGAGACGACGACGACAGGACCACCTCCTTCTATTTTCCCTGTTAGGAACAGTTCCGTATCTTCTACTACAACTAAGGTTGAAATTGATCAACCAGCTAAAATTGAAGCTTCTTCTCCTCCGAATTTGGAGAAGAACTTAGGATCCGTGGCTGAAAATGGTGGGAGTTCTTACGATTTGATGAATTCTTCACAAGCCGGTCCGGCTTCATCTGAGTTGGTTCAGGCTGAACCagttaaggaagagaagaACAATCTAGTACCGGATTCTAAGCCTTTGACCGAAGAATCTGAGAGTAGAGATATTGGTTTGAGTAGAAAGGAAGAGTCTCAATCGCCAAAGAAGGAATCTTCACCTTCTCCTGCTAATAATCCTCCCTCCACTGGTCTCCGATTGGATGATGAGCGTGAGAATTTGACAGTGACAAAAGC AAATTCAACGGTTTGTGAGATTGAGAGCCAGCGGGAAGAGAAGTTCCAAATAGATCTGATG gCTCCTCCTCCGTCTAGATCGTCCCCAGAAAGGGATGGTGAGATTGAATTTGGGGCTTCAGATCCTAGGCCAATGGCCACGGATATGGAATTG GAGATGAAGTCTATTGTAAAGGTGGATGATAAAAGAGTGAAAGTCGGCCAGGAAGATGTGAATGTGGAAGCTGAGGATAGTAATAAGAAGGCCAAGCCAATTGCTGAAGAAGCCGAATCACATAAGCCAGTTGGAAATAAAGAAAGGAATATTGATCTTCAGCTTGATTTGGAGAAATCTGATAGAGATAGTGTCACAGTTAGTGTTAGTGCGAACAAGCTCAACAACCATGGTCAAAAGCTGCAGCATCAACAACCCAGTATGGAGAAAACTG CACAATCTGGTTCTTTGCCTTTGCCGATGTCAATGGCTAGCTGGCCTGGTGGACTTCCTCCAATGGG TTACATGGCTCCTTTACAAGGTGTTGTATCCATGGATGGGAGCGCTGTATCTTCAGCAGCTATTCAG CCTCCACATTTGCTTTTTACTCAACCAAGGCCAAAGAGATGTGCAACCCATTGCTACATTGCTCGGAATATACACTATCACCAGCAATTTATGAAGATGAATCCTTTCTGGCCAGCAGCACCTGGCTCAGCTTCAATCTACGGGGCGAAGGCTTGCAATCTAAATGTTGTGCCCCCTACCGAATTGCGTGGGAACATTCCTGGAAGAGGGGTGAATTCTGTGCAAGATAAGGGGCAGGGTCTTGCAATTTTTCCTGGTCATGTTGGCAAAGATAAAGGTCCTCAGGCTGCTGCCAACATGGTGGATGCTGCTCAGAGAAAGCAAATATTGCTCCAGCAAGCTCTACCCCCAGGAGCAGCACCCAGTAATATTCTG CATGGTCCTGCCTTTATTTTCCCATTGAGCCAGCAACAGGCTGCTGCTGCCGCATCTGCCCGACCTGGGTCTGTGAAATCTCCTCCTGCTGCTGGTAGCACAGCTTCATCGAGTACATCTAACTCTGCCTCCATAACTGCCACCCCAGTTGGTGCAACCGCAGCCCCATCAATGAGCTTCAGCTACCCAAATATGCCTGGCAATGAAACCCAGTACTTGGCAATTCTGCAGAATAATGCCTACCCATTTCCAATTCCTGCACATGTTGGGGCACCACCTGCTTATCGAGGAAATCATGCTCAGCCTATGCCTTTTATTCATGGATCTTTCTATTCTTCCCAAATGCTTCATCCTTCACAGCTTCAgcaacagcagcagcagcagcagcaacagCCACCCCCACAATTGCAGCAAAGCCAACAAGGTCATCAGAACACAAGCATGTCCAGTGGTTCATCATCCTCCCAGAAGCACTTGCAGAACCAGCAGCAAAGGCCACATGGAAGTGGTGTGAGTAGCGGCAGTGGGAACTTGCAAGTGTTCCCTTCCTCAAAAAACCAGTCACCCCATCCACTACAGCTTCAGCAACGGCAGCAACAGCCAAGTCAGCATGCTTCTCATCAAGCTCGGCAACTTGAGGGTGAATTAGGTGGCGAAGATAGCCCATCAACTGCTGATAGCCGAGTATCTCGTGCAAATATGAATGTTTATGGTCAGAATTTTGCTATGCCCTTACAGCCTTCAAACTTCGCTTTGATGACTGCTGGTTCAGTTGGTGGTTCTACAAGTTCTGGTGGTAACCATGGGGAAAAGAAGCAACAGATGCAGCATCCATCACAACAGCCAGCCTCAAAGGCTGGAGTTGAGCCTCTTACATCTCAAGCTTttgccatgtcatttcctTCCATTAATGGCACCACCGCTCCTGGCCTTGATATTTCCTCCCTTGCACAAAATCATGCAATTCTTCAGAGCCTTCCAGAAAATACAAGGCAAGGCTATCAGCAGATCATGGCAGCTGCTGTAGCTGCCCAAGCAGCTCACCAGAAGAAGAATAATTATCATGTCTCGGAAGAAGGGAAGCGTGGGACCAATGATGCATCTAGTGtggaagaagaaaggaaggcCATGGCAGGAAAGGGTTCAGCAACTGTTGGGCAGTCCATTGCCTTCTCCAGGCTGGATCTGTCTGATTCATCTGTTTCCACTATTCCAGTCAGCAATGTCATTGATAGTTCTGCTCGTACCCTTAATCTTGGCTCTGCTTCTGCCAGAACTTCAGGTTCTGTTATGCCAGCTTCAATAAGTGGAGTCAATGCTCCTAATGCTCAGCAACAGCTTCAGCGGAATCAACAGCAGCAGCAACAGCAGATGCTACAGCTTCAGAAGCAACATCAATTTGGGCCTGCTTCTGCTCCTCGAAGTAAGACACCAGCAACGAGTAATGGAAGTGCTTATTCTGATCACCTCCCTTCATCTTCTATGGCTGCCAAGTTTCCAAATGCTCTGTCTGCATTTCCTCAAAATCTTGTGCAAAGCAGCAGTAGTCCAGCTCAATCCCCTCAATGGAAGAATTCTGTGAGGACAACTGCCTCTCAAGTTCCTTCTTCATCTCTATCTTCTTCAACTTCATCATCTCTCAAGAATATTCCCCAGCAGCAAGGCCGGCCACAACAAGGCCACACACAGATTTCTTTTGTAGCAAATCCTAAATCATCATCACAAGTTCAACAGCCTCCTAATAGTGCTCCATCCCCGTCTCCTCCGATGGTGGTTGGCTCTCCCACAACTTCAATTTCCCGCAGTGCTGGTGGTAGCCCAAGGACAACAGGTTCCACTTCTACTGGCAACAAAGGTGGCCAAGCAACTAGTTTATCATCTCAGCAGGCCAAGAACTCACCATCAGTGCCTAGTCGGAAGTCATCTCCTGTTGGTGGAAGGAGTGTGCCATCAGTCTTGGGAAACCCCCACATCAGTTCATCTTCGAATTCTGGAACCAAGCCCCAAGTGGTGCTacagcagcagcagcatcAAAAGCATACATTGCATCAAGCGCAGCTGTTCTTTTCTAATGCTTACATGCAGCCCCAAGCTCAACACTCACCAAGCTCAACTGCAACTGGAACAGCTGCTAGTGGGTTCTATCTTCAACGACACCGTAATGAGCAACAGCAGGCACAGTCTCCAGGCTCATCAACAACTTCATCAACTTCAATGTTGTCGTTGTGTTCCCCAGTTACTCTTGCCAACTCTGGCACC
- the LOC18602955 gene encoding protein TIME FOR COFFEE isoform X4 → MDRTREARRVTMAAAAATNGLSRRRHRSSSLRDSPEDDGPVELQETARLRDRKKDRDRERERERERDRDRERDRERDRERERDRLSRTSKRRRGDRLISSREDGGEDSSEESVNDEEDDDDEDGGGTGGGGSVRMLPPNNAGSLSMSNHHHQQHQHHQQQQQHQHRKSFPPPVKVIRTTPPAGTTMTSATTTSCTWKPADEMIGVSVPRKARSASTKRSHEWASSGVGGGVIGGDQIQRQASTSPPNGPKQRPPKSSKSSSSAQEEIEIEIAEVLYGLMRQPQVPSKQEIIGNDSVKFDAREVNKPNNDAKSRVSSPISNSPSTLPQSSSILPPNSNSSATPMSAIAPKRKRPRPVKYEDETTTTGPPPSIFPVRNSSVSSTTTKVEIDQPAKIEASSPPNLEKNLGSVAENGGSSYDLMNSSQAGPASSELVQAEPVKEEKNNLVPDSKPLTEESESRDIGLSRKEESQSPKKESSPSPANNPPSTGLRLDDERENLTVTKANSTVCEIESQREEKFQIDLMAPPPSRSSPERDGEIEFGASDPRPMATDMELEMKSIVKVDDKRVKVGQEDVNVEAEDSNKKAKPIAEEAESHKPVGNKERNIDLQLDLEKSDRDSVTVSVSANKLNNHGQKLQHQQPSMEKTAQSGSLPLPMSMASWPGGLPPMGYMAPLQGVVSMDGSAVSSAAIQPPHLLFTQPRPKRCATHCYIARNIHYHQQFMKMNPFWPAAPGSASIYGAKACNLNVVPPTELRGNIPGRGVNSVQDKGQGLAIFPGHVGKDKGPQAAANMVDAAQRKQILLQQALPPGAAPSNILHGPAFIFPLSQQQAAAAASARPGSVKSPPAAGSTASSSTSNSASITATPVGATAAPSMSFSYPNMPGNETQYLAILQNNAYPFPIPAHVGAPPAYRGNHAQPMPFIHGSFYSSQMLHPSQLQQQQQQQQQQPPPQLQQSQQGHQNTSMSSGSSSSQKHLQNQQQRPHGSGVSSGSGNLQVFPSSKNQSPHPLQLQQRQQQPSQHASHQARQLEGELGGEDSPSTADSRVSRANMNVYGQNFAMPLQPSNFALMTAGSVGGSTSSGGNHGEKKQQMQHPSQQPASKAGVEPLTSQAFAMSFPSINGTTAPGLDISSLAQNHAILQSLPENTRQGYQQIMAAAVAAQAAHQKKNNYHVSEEGKRGTNDASSVEEERKAMAGKGSATVGQSIAFSRLDLSDSSVSTIPVSNVIDSSARTLNLGSASARTSGSVMPASISGVNAPNAQQQLQRNQQQQQQQMLQLQKQHQFGPASAPRSKTPATSNGSAYSDHLPSSSMAAKFPNALSAFPQNLVQSSSSPAQSPQWKNSVRTTASQVPSSSLSSSTSSSLKNIPQQQGRPQQGHTQISFVANPKSSSQVQQPPNSAPSPSPPMVVGSPTTSISRSAGGSPRTTGSTSTGNKGGQATSLSSQQAKNSPSVPSRKSSPVGGRSVPSVLGNPHISSSSNSGTKPQVVLQQQQHQKHTLHQAQLFFSNAYMQPQAQHSPSSTATGTAASGFYLQRHRNEQQQAQSPGSSTTSSTSMLSLCSPVTLANSGTTDPAKAVVAAAAAAAAAGNMKGGGLPSQGLVHAAQFATTQSGKPHQLVPGFPYVHAVPAAVQVKPAEQKQPAGE, encoded by the exons ATGGATAGAACCAGAGAAGCGAGGAGAGTCACTATGGCCGCCGCCGCCGCTACAAATGGCCTTTCACGGCGGCGGCACAGGAGTAGCTCTCTTAGAGACTCACCAG AGGATGATGGGCCGGTGGAGTTACAGGAAACGGCGCGTTTAAGGGATCGAAAGAAGGATCGAGATcgagaaagagaaagggaacGAGAACGGGATCGAGATAGAGAACGAGATAGGGAAcgagatagagagagagaaagagatcgCTTGAGTAGAACGAGTAAGAGAAGAAGGGGGGATAGATTGATAAGTAGCAGAGAAGATGGGGGCGAGGATAGTTCTGAAGAAAGCGTAAACGACGAAGAAGATGATGACGACGAAGACGGCGGCGGAACCGGCGGTGGAGGTTCTGTTCGGATGCTTCCGCCGAACAACGCTGGGTCTTTGTCGATGtcaaatcatcatcatcagcaacATCAGCATCATcaacagcagcagcagcatcAACATCGGAAGAGCTTTCCACCGCCGGTGAAAGTTATTAGAACGACACCACCGGCAGGGACGACGATGACTAGCGCCACAACTACATCATGTACGTGGAAACCCGCCGATGAGATGATTGGCGTGTCGGTGCCTAGAAAAGCTCGGTCAG CTTCTACTAAAAGGTCTCATGAATGGGCATCAAGTGGCGTTGGCGGTGGTGTTATTGGCGGAGATCAAATTCAACGTCAAGCTTCAACTTCGCCG CCTAACGGACCAAAACAAAGGCCGCCGAAATCGTCGAAATCTTCATCTTCAGCTCAGGAAGAGATTGAGATCGAGATTGCAGAGGTGTTATATGGTTTGATGAGGCAGCCACAAGTTCCATCTAAGCAAGAAATAATTGGGAATGATTCGGTTAAGTTTGATGCAAGAGAAGTTAATAAACCCAATAATGATGCTAAATCAAGAGTCTCTTCACCGATCTCCAACTCCCCATCAACTCTTCCCCAATCATCTTCTATTTTACCTCCAAATTCTAACTCCTCTGCTACTCCTATGTCTGCAATTG CTCCGAAGAGGAAAAGACCGAGACCGGTTAAGTATGAGGATGAGACGACGACGACAGGACCACCTCCTTCTATTTTCCCTGTTAGGAACAGTTCCGTATCTTCTACTACAACTAAGGTTGAAATTGATCAACCAGCTAAAATTGAAGCTTCTTCTCCTCCGAATTTGGAGAAGAACTTAGGATCCGTGGCTGAAAATGGTGGGAGTTCTTACGATTTGATGAATTCTTCACAAGCCGGTCCGGCTTCATCTGAGTTGGTTCAGGCTGAACCagttaaggaagagaagaACAATCTAGTACCGGATTCTAAGCCTTTGACCGAAGAATCTGAGAGTAGAGATATTGGTTTGAGTAGAAAGGAAGAGTCTCAATCGCCAAAGAAGGAATCTTCACCTTCTCCTGCTAATAATCCTCCCTCCACTGGTCTCCGATTGGATGATGAGCGTGAGAATTTGACAGTGACAAAAGC AAATTCAACGGTTTGTGAGATTGAGAGCCAGCGGGAAGAGAAGTTCCAAATAGATCTGATG gCTCCTCCTCCGTCTAGATCGTCCCCAGAAAGGGATGGTGAGATTGAATTTGGGGCTTCAGATCCTAGGCCAATGGCCACGGATATGGAATTG GAGATGAAGTCTATTGTAAAGGTGGATGATAAAAGAGTGAAAGTCGGCCAGGAAGATGTGAATGTGGAAGCTGAGGATAGTAATAAGAAGGCCAAGCCAATTGCTGAAGAAGCCGAATCACATAAGCCAGTTGGAAATAAAGAAAGGAATATTGATCTTCAGCTTGATTTGGAGAAATCTGATAGAGATAGTGTCACAGTTAGTGTTAGTGCGAACAAGCTCAACAACCATGGTCAAAAGCTGCAGCATCAACAACCCAGTATGGAGAAAACTG CACAATCTGGTTCTTTGCCTTTGCCGATGTCAATGGCTAGCTGGCCTGGTGGACTTCCTCCAATGGG TTACATGGCTCCTTTACAAGGTGTTGTATCCATGGATGGGAGCGCTGTATCTTCAGCAGCTATTCAG CCTCCACATTTGCTTTTTACTCAACCAAGGCCAAAGAGATGTGCAACCCATTGCTACATTGCTCGGAATATACACTATCACCAGCAATTTATGAAGATGAATCCTTTCTGGCCAGCAGCACCTGGCTCAGCTTCAATCTACGGGGCGAAGGCTTGCAATCTAAATGTTGTGCCCCCTACCGAATTGCGTGGGAACATTCCTGGAAGAGGGGTGAATTCTGTGCAAGATAAGGGGCAGGGTCTTGCAATTTTTCCTGGTCATGTTGGCAAAGATAAAGGTCCTCAGGCTGCTGCCAACATGGTGGATGCTGCTCAGAGAAAGCAAATATTGCTCCAGCAAGCTCTACCCCCAGGAGCAGCACCCAGTAATATTCTG CATGGTCCTGCCTTTATTTTCCCATTGAGCCAGCAACAGGCTGCTGCTGCCGCATCTGCCCGACCTGGGTCTGTGAAATCTCCTCCTGCTGCTGGTAGCACAGCTTCATCGAGTACATCTAACTCTGCCTCCATAACTGCCACCCCAGTTGGTGCAACCGCAGCCCCATCAATGAGCTTCAGCTACCCAAATATGCCTGGCAATGAAACCCAGTACTTGGCAATTCTGCAGAATAATGCCTACCCATTTCCAATTCCTGCACATGTTGGGGCACCACCTGCTTATCGAGGAAATCATGCTCAGCCTATGCCTTTTATTCATGGATCTTTCTATTCTTCCCAAATGCTTCATCCTTCACAGCTTCAgcaacagcagcagcagcagcagcaacagCCACCCCCACAATTGCAGCAAAGCCAACAAGGTCATCAGAACACAAGCATGTCCAGTGGTTCATCATCCTCCCAGAAGCACTTGCAGAACCAGCAGCAAAGGCCACATGGAAGTGGTGTGAGTAGCGGCAGTGGGAACTTGCAAGTGTTCCCTTCCTCAAAAAACCAGTCACCCCATCCACTACAGCTTCAGCAACGGCAGCAACAGCCAAGTCAGCATGCTTCTCATCAAGCTCGGCAACTTGAGGGTGAATTAGGTGGCGAAGATAGCCCATCAACTGCTGATAGCCGAGTATCTCGTGCAAATATGAATGTTTATGGTCAGAATTTTGCTATGCCCTTACAGCCTTCAAACTTCGCTTTGATGACTGCTGGTTCAGTTGGTGGTTCTACAAGTTCTGGTGGTAACCATGGGGAAAAGAAGCAACAGATGCAGCATCCATCACAACAGCCAGCCTCAAAGGCTGGAGTTGAGCCTCTTACATCTCAAGCTTttgccatgtcatttcctTCCATTAATGGCACCACCGCTCCTGGCCTTGATATTTCCTCCCTTGCACAAAATCATGCAATTCTTCAGAGCCTTCCAGAAAATACAAGGCAAGGCTATCAGCAGATCATGGCAGCTGCTGTAGCTGCCCAAGCAGCTCACCAGAAGAAGAATAATTATCATGTCTCGGAAGAAGGGAAGCGTGGGACCAATGATGCATCTAGTGtggaagaagaaaggaaggcCATGGCAGGAAAGGGTTCAGCAACTGTTGGGCAGTCCATTGCCTTCTCCAGGCTGGATCTGTCTGATTCATCTGTTTCCACTATTCCAGTCAGCAATGTCATTGATAGTTCTGCTCGTACCCTTAATCTTGGCTCTGCTTCTGCCAGAACTTCAGGTTCTGTTATGCCAGCTTCAATAAGTGGAGTCAATGCTCCTAATGCTCAGCAACAGCTTCAGCGGAATCAACAGCAGCAGCAACAGCAGATGCTACAGCTTCAGAAGCAACATCAATTTGGGCCTGCTTCTGCTCCTCGAAGTAAGACACCAGCAACGAGTAATGGAAGTGCTTATTCTGATCACCTCCCTTCATCTTCTATGGCTGCCAAGTTTCCAAATGCTCTGTCTGCATTTCCTCAAAATCTTGTGCAAAGCAGCAGTAGTCCAGCTCAATCCCCTCAATGGAAGAATTCTGTGAGGACAACTGCCTCTCAAGTTCCTTCTTCATCTCTATCTTCTTCAACTTCATCATCTCTCAAGAATATTCCCCAGCAGCAAGGCCGGCCACAACAAGGCCACACACAGATTTCTTTTGTAGCAAATCCTAAATCATCATCACAAGTTCAACAGCCTCCTAATAGTGCTCCATCCCCGTCTCCTCCGATGGTGGTTGGCTCTCCCACAACTTCAATTTCCCGCAGTGCTGGTGGTAGCCCAAGGACAACAGGTTCCACTTCTACTGGCAACAAAGGTGGCCAAGCAACTAGTTTATCATCTCAGCAGGCCAAGAACTCACCATCAGTGCCTAGTCGGAAGTCATCTCCTGTTGGTGGAAGGAGTGTGCCATCAGTCTTGGGAAACCCCCACATCAGTTCATCTTCGAATTCTGGAACCAAGCCCCAAGTGGTGCTacagcagcagcagcatcAAAAGCATACATTGCATCAAGCGCAGCTGTTCTTTTCTAATGCTTACATGCAGCCCCAAGCTCAACACTCACCAAGCTCAACTGCAACTGGAACAGCTGCTAGTGGGTTCTATCTTCAACGACACCGTAATGAGCAACAGCAGGCACAGTCTCCAGGCTCATCAACAACTTCATCAACTTCAATGTTGTCGTTGTGTTCCCCAGTTACTCTTGCCAACTCTGGCACC